Proteins encoded in a region of the Solanum dulcamara chromosome 9, daSolDulc1.2, whole genome shotgun sequence genome:
- the LOC129902782 gene encoding uncharacterized protein LOC129902782, whose product MDFSLLPNPPPLPPSSSALFLSQFSLFQTIMKHSKHNKHCVLLHNSSKDEIEVAKILLDLENLVRGNQFCSLIWGFKKRRSNRGIDFSSSRVVNSSTSLQGSSKIDEHEIQPKIKAEVTSPATPLSFSPSESDEKSKHSSRKTYKRKTREELMDTIKQLSQCRELLRGEVENVRNCYNNQKAYNLKLKAMKEQVTRMVNFQGASVNLGQLYSNPGMEPNRQQPFIMDQVALRSEAFQRFQYPLGQLQQAQPLFSNRLGPGPMGLPDLNVTADEAFALDPFDIDRMNVERKAQYAEARRRRIIKRIEIKNSSGFIRPPRRR is encoded by the exons ATGGATTTCTCCTTATTACCAAACCCCCCACCACTCCCTCCATCTTCTTCTGCTCTGTTTCTCTCTCAATTTTCTCTCTTCCAAACCATAATGAAACACAGCAAGCATAACAAGCACTGCGTTTTGCTTCATAATTCCTCTAAAGATGAAATTGAAGTAGCAAAAATTCTACTCGATCTCGAAAATCTAGTGAGAGGAAATCAATTTTGTTCGTTAATTTGGGGTTTTAAGAAAAGAAGATCTAATCGAGGAatagatttttcttcttctcgtGTCGTCAACTCTTCAACTTCTCTTCAAGGAAGTTCGAAAATAGATGAACATGAAATTCAACCCAAAATTAAAGCTGAAGTTACTAGCCCTGCTactcctctttctttttctccaaGTGAATCTGATGAAAAATCAAAACATTCTTCTCGCAAAACCTATAAACGAAAG ACGAGGGAGGAATTAATGGATACGATAAAGCAGTTATCTCAATGCAGAGAATTGCTAAGAGGG GAAGTGGAGAATGTTCGGAATTGCTACAACAATCAAAAAGCttataatttgaagttgaaaGCAATGAAAGAACAG GTAACCAGAATGGTGAATTTCCAAGGGGCTAGTGTTAATTTAGGTCAACTTTACAGTAATCCTGGAATGGAACCCAATCGTCAACAGCCATTCATTATGGATCAGGTTGCTTTAAGATCAGAAGCTTTCCAAAGATTTCAGTACCCATTGGGCCAGCTTCAACAGGCCCAACCTTTGTTCTCAAATAGATTGGGCCCAGGCCCAATGGGTCTTCCAGATCTGAATGTTACGGCGGACGAGGCTTTCGCATTGGACCCGTTCGATATCGATAGAATGAATGTTGAAAGGAAGGCCCAATATGCTGAAGCTAGAAGGAGGAGGATAATTAAAAGAATAGAAATTAAGAATTCATCTGGTTTTATTAGACCACCAAGAAGGAGATAG
- the LOC129904240 gene encoding uncharacterized protein LOC129904240 has protein sequence MSCEDSKPVSKEEIDDGESIGSLLNSKKKPNNNAASKSQPPKNAKLKKEEKDDDFEESISKKSPKNVKPKKEEPSLMSKKSSIKTDKKVVKKEEEDKKKGTKNGDTIVKKREKKVYDLPGQKRDPPEERDPLRIFYESLYQQVPESELAAIWMMESGLLPKDLAKKVFEKKQKKAQQLKLGSPMKTVVTMKKTTETVTIKKTTSSSTSLSTQKKKTPESEAKSKQQSKKRKMKDDSSEEDSDDDFVATLKSAKRQRAS, from the exons ATGTCGTGTGAAGACTCAAAGCCAGTGAGTAAAGAGGAAATTGATGATGGAGAAAGCATTGGGTCTCTTCTGAACAGCAAAAAGAAACCTAACAACAATGCCGCTTCAAAATCTCAGCCTCCCAAAAATGCTaagttgaagaaagaagaaaaagatgatgattttgaagaaTCTATTTCAAAAAAGAGTCCTAAGAATGTCAAGCCCAAGAAGGAAGAACCCTCGCTCATGTCGAAGAAAAGCTCAATTAAAACTGATAAA AAAGTTGTGAAAAAAGAGGAAGAGGATAAGAAGAAAGGAACCAAAAATGGAGATACCATTGTGAAGAAGAGGGAAAAGAAAGTTTATGACTTGCCTGGACAAAAGAGAGACCCTCCTGAGGAA aGAGACCCTTTAAGGATTTTCTATGAATCCTTGTACCAGCAAGTGCCAGAAAGTGAACTAGCAGCTATCTG GATGATGGAGTCTGGTTTGCTTCCCAAGGACTTGGCGAAGAAGGTTTTTGAGAAGAAACAAAAGAAGGCCCAGCAGCTAAAGCTTGGCTCACCTATGAAAACGGTTGTGACCATGAAAAAGACTACAGAGACCGTTACTATTAAGAAGACGACATCCTCCTCAACCTCGCTATCAACGCAGAAAAAGAAAACCCCAGAATCTGAAGCTAAATCAAAGCAGCAGTCAAAGAAACGGAAGATGAAGGATGATTCTTCTGAAGAAGACTCGGATGATGATTTCGTTGCAACTCTGAAAAGCGCAAAGAGACAGAGAGcttcttga
- the LOC129904291 gene encoding uncharacterized protein LOC129904291 — protein MPKPKKVKNSSDREKWNKVFNALVHMLTSQQTQLESLAKERIILEDRIKLQNDRWVSDIDRFQEQIYEMKKEFTVQEMERMLEVAKSEFFVGLKQRDVAMFKRKFEDADGELADFREWFDYLSHKCSETNDVPRVATNEKAETRKKAWEDEVRRLKTENEKLTSEKNSEISALLAEKNFIWNQFNKLEHDMTEQLRRKCTELEHANGKIQAFTRNIEELQSSNANKDNTIATLRSQMDNTIATLRSQMARLESDSVSKSGEISKLSTELGLLKKSGSASVTPVLHRSTAGSGPSKLGGMSRGKVQRNITVKEEKQSTQTLEKVQRSSKRKAGNIISGTPNLFTSSFKVPKLKISSPCVT, from the exons ATGCCGAAGcccaaaaaagtaaaaaattctTCGGATAGAGAAAAATGGAACAAGGTGTTCAACGCTTTAGTTCACATGTTGACATCACAGCAAACGCAGCTTGAATCCCTTGCAAAAGAGAGAATTATACTTGAAGATCGGATAAAATTACAGAATGATCGATGGGTATCTGATATTGATAGATTTCAAGAACAAATTTATGAG ATGAAGAAAGAATTTACAGTTCAAGAGATGGAGCGCATGCTTGAGGTTGCGAAATCGGAGTTCTTTGTTGGTTTGAAGCAACGAGATGTTGCCATGTTCAAAAGGAAGTTTG AAGATGCAGATGGTGAACTGGCTGACTTCAGAGAATGGTTTGACTACCTCTCTCATAAATGCTCTGAGACAAAT GATGTACCAAGGGTTGCAACAAATGAAAAAGCAGAGACAAGAAAAAAGGCTTGGGAAGATGAGGTGAGAAGGCTTAAAACAGAAAATGAGAAGCTTACTTCAGAGAAAAATTCTGAGATTTCTGCCCTCTTGGCAGAAAAGAATTTTATTTGGAACCAGTTTAACAAACTGGAGCACGACATGACTGAGCAATTGAGGAGAAAATGTACTGAGCTTGAGCATGCAAATGGGAAAATACAGGCATTTACTAGGAACATTGAGGAACTACAATCATCCAACGCTAATAAGGATAATACAATTGCAACATTAAGAAGTCAAATGGATAATACAATTGCGACGTTGAGAAGTCAAATGGCCAGATTGGAATCTGATTCCGTCTCAAAGAGTGGAGAGATATCCAAACTTTCCACTGAACTAGGATTGCTAAAGAAGTCCGGAAGTGCCTCTGTCACTCCTGTGCTGCATCGCTCCACAGCTGGATCAGGGCCTTCAAAGTTGGGAGGCATGTCCCGTGGAAAGGTTCAGAGGAATATAACTGTCAAAGAAGAAAAGCAATCTACACAAACCCTTGAAAAG GTACAGAGAAGTTCCAAACGAAAAGCTGGTAATATTATCTCGGGAACTCCAAATCTATTCACGTCCTCATTTAAGGTAcctaaattaaaaatttcatcTCCCTGTGTGACATGA